One part of the Anaeromyxobacter sp. Fw109-5 genome encodes these proteins:
- a CDS encoding monovalent cation:proton antiporter-2 (CPA2) family protein — translation MSFLRSAFVYLAAAVVVVPLASHLGLGSVLGYLVAGALVGPHGLALSGNPEAVLHVAELGVVLLLFLVGLELDPRRLVELRRDVFGFGGLQVALTTVALAGVALLAGLPWRAAAVAGMGLSLSSTALVVPLLQERRELGTRHGQGAFAILLFQDLAVVLMLALLHALGAPARSPEPAWLALARAAAVIAGVVLASRFVARPVFRFVAKQGNPELFTATALLLVAGTALAVSAAGLSMALGAFLAGVLLATSEFRHELEADVAPFKGLLLGLFFLAIGMTADLGVLAERPLVVLGLVAGLVALKVLVGVAVGRAALGQAEPALALAVLLSQGGEFAFVLFRLAAADAVMDGELASLLVVAVTLSMATTPALFALHRRVVRPLLRTRQARAFDVRPDGEPPVVIAGFGRVGQVVARVLAAKRIPFTAIDASPEHIDFVRRFGNEVFYGDVSRLDLLRAARVGRARLFVLAIDDVEASVRTAEVVKEHFPHVTILARARNRQHAYRLRRLGVRRIVRETLHSSLEMTVDVLQAMGIDYVAARTAVDRFRDHDAAQFEASWQHQDDLDKLTDIARRGREELERLFEEDARSRSA, via the coding sequence TTGTCGTTCCTGCGCTCGGCGTTCGTGTACCTGGCGGCGGCGGTGGTGGTCGTGCCGCTCGCGTCGCACCTCGGCCTGGGCTCCGTCCTGGGCTACCTCGTCGCGGGCGCGCTCGTGGGCCCCCACGGGCTGGCACTCTCCGGCAACCCTGAGGCCGTCCTCCACGTGGCCGAGCTCGGCGTGGTGCTGCTCCTGTTCCTCGTCGGGCTCGAGCTCGATCCCCGCCGGCTGGTCGAGCTGCGCCGCGACGTCTTCGGGTTCGGCGGGCTCCAGGTCGCGCTCACCACCGTCGCGCTCGCCGGGGTGGCGCTCCTCGCCGGGCTCCCGTGGCGCGCCGCCGCCGTGGCGGGGATGGGCCTGTCCTTGTCCTCCACCGCGCTCGTGGTGCCGCTGCTGCAGGAGCGGCGCGAGCTCGGGACGCGCCACGGGCAGGGGGCGTTCGCGATCCTGCTCTTCCAGGACCTCGCGGTCGTCCTCATGCTCGCGCTGCTCCACGCGCTCGGGGCGCCCGCGCGGTCGCCCGAGCCCGCCTGGCTCGCGCTGGCGCGCGCGGCCGCCGTGATCGCGGGGGTGGTGCTCGCGAGCCGCTTCGTGGCGCGCCCGGTGTTCCGCTTCGTCGCGAAGCAGGGGAACCCGGAGCTGTTCACCGCGACGGCGCTCCTCCTCGTGGCCGGGACCGCGCTGGCGGTGTCGGCGGCGGGGCTCTCCATGGCGCTCGGCGCCTTCCTCGCCGGGGTCCTGCTCGCCACGTCCGAGTTCCGGCACGAGCTGGAGGCGGACGTGGCGCCGTTCAAGGGGCTGCTCCTCGGCTTGTTCTTCCTGGCGATCGGCATGACCGCCGACCTGGGGGTGCTCGCCGAGCGGCCGCTCGTGGTGCTCGGCCTGGTGGCGGGTCTCGTCGCGCTCAAGGTGCTGGTGGGCGTCGCCGTCGGCCGCGCGGCCCTCGGCCAGGCGGAGCCCGCGCTCGCGCTCGCCGTGCTCCTCTCCCAGGGCGGCGAGTTCGCGTTCGTGCTGTTCAGGCTGGCCGCGGCGGACGCGGTGATGGACGGGGAGCTCGCGTCGCTGCTCGTCGTGGCGGTGACCCTCTCGATGGCGACCACGCCCGCGCTGTTCGCGCTGCACCGGCGGGTGGTCCGGCCGCTCCTGCGCACCCGCCAGGCGCGGGCGTTCGACGTGCGTCCGGACGGCGAGCCGCCGGTGGTGATCGCGGGCTTCGGCCGGGTGGGCCAGGTCGTGGCGCGGGTGCTGGCGGCGAAGCGCATCCCCTTCACCGCCATCGACGCGAGCCCCGAGCACATCGACTTCGTGCGGCGCTTCGGGAACGAGGTCTTCTACGGCGACGTCTCGCGCCTGGACCTCCTCCGAGCGGCGCGGGTGGGGCGAGCGCGGCTGTTCGTGCTCGCGATCGACGACGTCGAGGCGTCGGTGCGCACGGCCGAGGTGGTGAAGGAGCACTTCCCGCACGTGACCATCCTCGCGCGGGCCAGGAACCGGCAGCACGCGTACCGCCTGCGCCGGCTCGGGGTGCGGCGCATCGTGCGAGAGACGCTCCACTCGTCGCTCGAGATGACCGTCGACGTGCTGCAGGCGATGGGGATCGACTACGTCGCGGCGCGCACCGCGGTGGACCGCTTCCGCGACCACGACGCCGCGCAGTTCGAGGCTTCCTGGCAGCACCAGGACGACCTCGACAAGCTCACCGACATCGCGCGGCGCGGCCGGGAAGAGCTGGAGCGGCTGTTCGAGGAGGACGCGCGGTCCAGGTCTGCATGA
- a CDS encoding NYN domain-containing protein, which produces MKRDPSHDQRIALFIDFENLVTRTGLSAETFDLQPALDALLEKGKVVFRRAYADWTRFAEATQRLHDKGVELVDVPPSTRAGKNGADVRLVIDALELAYLREHIDTFVIASGDSDFCPLAYKLRENDRNVIGMAVREATSPLFVKACDQFIYLRPGGKKRADAKEKERPAKEKVVPEVAREAAAAMLGRATSPVNPSAIKAAIVRREPDFDERDHGFSSFSRLLEAMEKEGLLKLEQGAKGQWYVVPAA; this is translated from the coding sequence ATGAAGCGCGACCCCAGCCACGACCAGCGCATCGCCCTGTTCATCGACTTCGAGAACCTCGTCACCCGCACCGGACTCTCGGCCGAGACCTTCGACCTGCAGCCCGCGCTCGACGCGCTGCTCGAGAAGGGCAAGGTGGTGTTCCGCCGCGCGTACGCCGACTGGACCCGCTTCGCCGAGGCGACCCAGCGTCTCCACGACAAGGGCGTCGAGCTCGTGGACGTGCCCCCCTCCACCCGGGCCGGCAAGAACGGCGCCGACGTCCGGCTCGTCATCGACGCCCTCGAGCTCGCCTACCTGCGCGAGCACATCGACACGTTCGTGATCGCCTCCGGCGACTCCGACTTCTGCCCGCTCGCCTACAAGCTGCGCGAGAACGACCGCAACGTCATCGGGATGGCGGTCCGCGAGGCCACGAGCCCGCTCTTCGTGAAGGCCTGCGACCAGTTCATCTACCTGCGGCCCGGCGGGAAGAAGCGCGCCGACGCGAAGGAGAAGGAGCGGCCCGCGAAGGAGAAGGTGGTCCCCGAAGTCGCGCGCGAGGCGGCGGCCGCCATGCTGGGGCGCGCCACCTCGCCCGTGAACCCCTCCGCCATCAAGGCCGCCATCGTCCGGCGCGAGCCGGACTTCGACGAGCGGGACCACGGCTTCTCCTCGTTCAGCCGCCTCCTCGAGGCCATGGAGAAGGAGGGGCTGCTCAAGCTGGAGCAGGGGGCGAAGGGCCAGTGGTACGTCGTTCCAGCTGCCTGA
- a CDS encoding BTAD domain-containing putative transcriptional regulator, whose product MAIEIRLLGGLEIAADGRRVSLPTRKTEALLARLALRPGEPVSRAQLAGLLWPDRPDAQGRGSLRQALAAIRRAFEEAGAPGPSAGGDAVSLDARGVSVDVARLGAAIAGTGDLAEAIALHRGPLLAGFPPVEDTFDAWVESERAVLERRMLTAIRAALARGVAGDEVLALAEVALAIDPAFEEGWRARMRALAARGDRAGALREYERCRETLRRELSVAPAPETETLRRELAGETPRAEPSPTRTPGLAVLPFELLSADPAHEAFARGLQEDVIGALSRFRTLRVVAPAAGRREAPAGVDYLLVATVRAACGRLRVAARLAVAQGDAQLWSERFEGDLADAFALQDRVAEAVAGALALRIDEAELRAAARLPPESLEAHALWLRGMQCLKRGSPESDLEARRLFEQALARDRDYARAWAGLSLSHFNDWSCAAWDRWDETERRAFEYAAEAIRRDPHDPVTQCILGRILLYRREFERAAEHLSRAHALNPNEPDVLAHLAVGYAYLGEPERGLALGEAARRLNPFHADWYLPCVAANHLVARRPGEALDLLARAPDGHVDTRAFLAVARAHLGDDAGARDDARRFVERFRAGIVRGRPFAADEPVRWVLHVNPLRRPEDREWVVAGLARAGLACP is encoded by the coding sequence ATGGCGATCGAGATCCGGCTGCTCGGAGGGCTCGAGATCGCGGCGGACGGCCGTCGTGTATCGCTCCCCACGCGCAAGACCGAGGCGCTCCTCGCCCGCCTCGCCCTCCGGCCGGGCGAGCCGGTCTCGCGCGCGCAGCTCGCCGGACTGCTGTGGCCGGATCGCCCCGACGCGCAGGGACGCGGGAGCCTCCGCCAGGCGCTGGCCGCCATCCGGCGGGCGTTCGAGGAGGCCGGCGCGCCGGGCCCGTCGGCGGGCGGCGACGCCGTGTCGCTCGACGCCCGCGGCGTCTCGGTGGACGTCGCGCGCCTCGGCGCGGCGATCGCGGGGACGGGCGACCTCGCGGAGGCGATCGCGCTTCACCGCGGCCCGCTCCTCGCCGGCTTCCCCCCGGTCGAGGACACCTTTGACGCGTGGGTGGAGTCGGAGCGCGCGGTGCTCGAGCGGAGGATGCTCACCGCGATCCGCGCGGCGCTCGCCCGCGGCGTCGCGGGGGACGAGGTCCTCGCCCTCGCCGAGGTCGCGCTGGCGATCGATCCCGCCTTCGAGGAAGGCTGGCGCGCGCGCATGCGCGCCCTCGCGGCCCGGGGCGATCGCGCCGGCGCGCTCCGCGAGTACGAGCGCTGCCGCGAGACGCTGCGCCGCGAGCTGTCGGTCGCGCCCGCGCCGGAGACCGAGACGCTGCGCCGCGAGCTGGCGGGGGAGACCCCGCGCGCCGAGCCGTCGCCGACCCGCACGCCGGGGCTGGCGGTGCTCCCGTTCGAGCTCCTGTCCGCCGACCCCGCCCACGAGGCGTTCGCGCGTGGCCTCCAGGAGGACGTGATCGGCGCCCTCTCCCGGTTTCGAACCCTGCGGGTGGTGGCGCCTGCCGCCGGCCGCCGGGAAGCCCCGGCGGGCGTGGACTACCTCCTCGTCGCGACGGTGCGCGCCGCCTGCGGCAGGCTGCGCGTCGCGGCGCGGCTCGCCGTGGCGCAGGGCGACGCGCAGCTCTGGTCGGAGCGCTTCGAGGGAGACCTCGCGGACGCGTTCGCGCTGCAGGACCGCGTCGCCGAGGCCGTGGCCGGCGCCCTGGCGCTCCGCATCGACGAGGCCGAGCTGCGGGCCGCGGCGCGCCTCCCGCCCGAGTCGCTGGAGGCGCACGCCCTCTGGCTGCGCGGCATGCAGTGCCTGAAGCGCGGGTCCCCGGAGAGCGATCTCGAGGCGCGCCGGCTGTTCGAGCAGGCGCTCGCGCGCGATCGCGACTACGCGCGCGCGTGGGCAGGGCTGTCGCTCTCGCACTTCAACGACTGGAGCTGCGCCGCGTGGGATCGCTGGGACGAGACCGAGCGGAGGGCGTTCGAGTACGCGGCGGAGGCCATCCGCCGCGATCCCCACGACCCCGTCACCCAGTGCATCCTCGGACGGATCCTCCTGTACCGCAGGGAGTTCGAACGCGCCGCCGAGCACCTCTCGCGCGCGCACGCCCTCAACCCGAACGAGCCGGACGTGCTCGCGCACCTCGCCGTCGGGTACGCCTACCTCGGCGAGCCCGAGCGCGGGCTCGCGCTGGGCGAGGCGGCGCGGCGGCTCAACCCGTTCCACGCGGACTGGTACCTGCCGTGCGTCGCCGCGAACCACCTCGTCGCCCGCCGCCCGGGCGAGGCGCTCGACCTCCTCGCGCGCGCGCCGGACGGCCACGTGGACACGCGCGCCTTCCTCGCGGTCGCCCGCGCGCACCTCGGGGACGACGCAGGCGCCCGCGACGACGCGCGCCGGTTCGTCGAGCGGTTCCGGGCGGGGATCGTGCGGGGGCGGCCGTTCGCCGCCGACGAGCCGGTCCGCTGGGTGCTGCACGTCAACCCGCTGCGGCGTCCCGAGGACCGGGAGTGGGTCGTCGCGGGGCTCGCGCGCGCGGGGCTCGCGTGCCCTTGA
- a CDS encoding tetratricopeptide repeat protein, translating to MPMLRDTRGLEVSTRNPRSLEAYERASDELHRYSGNPLATIDAALAEDPGFALGHCLKAALAVGATERPLEPMLRAAVEAAEALAAGATERERAHAAAARAWLERDFDGALDRYARLAIDHPRDALAVQIAHVLAFYLGRQLALRDVVARALHAWDERVPGYGYLLGMYAFGLEENGDYARAEEVGRRAVELDPRDGWASHAVAHVMEMQTRLPEGIAWLEQGSRGWDPDNAFAYHNIWHLALYHLDLGDVGRVLDLYDTRVRPHRSDVVLELVDASALLWRLHLGGHGVGARFEALADDWRSRLADDYYVFNDVHALMAFLGAHREADAGALLAAVERRAGEAGSNGRMAREVGLPACRALVAFDRGDFRTCVDLLLPLRDTAVRFGGSNAQRDVLAQTLIEAAMRGGDAALARALASERARLRPGSPATWVVQARALDLAGAPEEAASARDRALRLRARLLAA from the coding sequence ATGCCGATGCTGCGCGACACCCGAGGCCTCGAGGTCTCCACCCGCAACCCCAGGTCCCTGGAGGCGTACGAGCGCGCCTCCGACGAGCTCCACCGCTACTCCGGCAACCCGCTCGCCACGATCGACGCCGCCCTGGCCGAGGACCCGGGGTTCGCGCTCGGGCACTGCCTGAAGGCCGCGCTCGCCGTCGGGGCGACCGAGCGGCCGCTCGAGCCGATGCTCCGCGCGGCGGTGGAGGCCGCGGAGGCGCTCGCGGCGGGGGCGACGGAGCGTGAGCGCGCCCACGCCGCCGCGGCGCGGGCGTGGCTGGAGCGCGACTTCGACGGCGCGCTCGACCGGTACGCGCGCCTCGCCATCGACCACCCGCGCGACGCCCTCGCCGTCCAGATCGCGCACGTCCTCGCGTTCTACCTCGGCCGTCAGCTCGCCCTGCGGGACGTGGTCGCGCGCGCCCTGCACGCGTGGGACGAGCGGGTGCCCGGCTACGGCTACCTGCTGGGCATGTACGCGTTCGGCCTCGAGGAGAACGGCGACTACGCCCGCGCGGAGGAGGTCGGGCGCCGCGCCGTCGAGCTCGACCCGCGCGACGGCTGGGCCAGCCACGCCGTCGCGCACGTCATGGAGATGCAGACGCGCCTGCCCGAGGGCATCGCCTGGCTGGAGCAGGGGAGCCGGGGCTGGGACCCGGACAACGCGTTCGCCTACCACAACATCTGGCACCTCGCGCTCTACCACCTCGACCTGGGCGACGTGGGGCGCGTGCTCGACCTCTACGACACGCGCGTGCGCCCGCACCGCAGCGACGTGGTGCTGGAGCTCGTCGACGCGTCGGCGCTGCTCTGGCGGCTGCACCTCGGCGGCCACGGCGTGGGCGCGCGGTTCGAGGCGCTCGCCGACGACTGGCGGTCGCGGCTCGCCGACGACTACTACGTGTTCAACGACGTCCACGCGCTCATGGCGTTCCTCGGCGCGCACCGCGAGGCCGACGCCGGAGCGCTCCTGGCCGCGGTCGAGCGGCGCGCCGGAGAGGCCGGGTCCAACGGCCGGATGGCGCGCGAGGTCGGGCTCCCCGCCTGCCGGGCCCTGGTCGCGTTCGACCGCGGTGATTTCCGGACGTGCGTGGACTTGCTCCTCCCGCTGCGCGACACGGCCGTCCGCTTCGGCGGCTCGAACGCGCAGCGCGACGTGCTCGCGCAGACGCTCATCGAGGCGGCCATGCGCGGCGGCGACGCGGCGCTGGCGCGGGCGCTCGCCTCCGAGCGGGCGCGCCTGCGCCCGGGGAGCCCCGCGACCTGGGTGGTGCAGGCGCGGGCGCTCGATCTCGCGGGTGCGCCGGAGGAGGCGGCGAGCGCGCGCGACCGCGCGCTGCGGCTCCGGGCGCGGCTGCTCGCGGCGTAG
- a CDS encoding PLP-dependent aspartate aminotransferase family protein, which produces MATDLTLRPDTLALHADAGVERTSDVAPPIHVSTTFAAGDDEGLVYARQDQPTRRRLEAVLGALDGGHAVTFASGQAAATAALLHLRPRRVAIAPGGYHLTHAAIDALAPCGIEEVPLDAEVGAGDVVWLETPKNPTCELQDIASHAARARAAGARLVVDGTFATPVLQQPLALGADLVYHSMTKFLAGHSDALGGVLVARDQALAEGLRATRTVTGGVPGALETWLVLRGVRTLGLRVRQQTANATRLAAFLERRVARVWHPSLPSHPGHELAKRQMRGPGPILSIELGSEAAARALPRALRIFRDATSLGGVESLVEWRRKQDPHAPPALLRLAVGIEDPDDLEGDLARALEEVGGGR; this is translated from the coding sequence ATGGCCACGGACCTCACCCTCCGCCCGGACACCCTCGCCCTCCACGCCGACGCCGGTGTCGAGCGCACCTCCGACGTCGCGCCGCCCATCCACGTCTCGACGACCTTCGCCGCCGGCGACGACGAGGGGCTCGTCTACGCCAGGCAGGACCAGCCGACGAGGCGCCGCCTCGAGGCGGTGCTCGGCGCGCTCGACGGCGGCCACGCGGTGACGTTCGCGTCGGGGCAGGCCGCCGCCACGGCGGCGCTGCTGCACCTGCGGCCGCGCCGCGTCGCCATCGCGCCGGGCGGCTACCACCTGACGCACGCCGCGATCGACGCGCTCGCGCCGTGCGGGATCGAGGAGGTCCCGCTCGACGCCGAGGTCGGCGCGGGCGACGTGGTCTGGCTGGAGACGCCGAAGAACCCCACCTGCGAGCTGCAGGACATCGCGAGCCACGCCGCCCGGGCGCGCGCGGCCGGGGCCCGGCTCGTGGTGGACGGCACGTTCGCGACGCCGGTGCTGCAGCAGCCCCTCGCGCTCGGCGCGGACCTCGTCTACCACTCGATGACGAAGTTCCTCGCCGGCCACTCCGACGCCCTCGGCGGCGTGCTGGTGGCGCGGGACCAGGCGCTCGCGGAGGGGCTCCGCGCGACGCGCACCGTGACCGGCGGCGTGCCCGGCGCGCTCGAGACCTGGCTCGTGCTGCGCGGCGTGCGCACCCTCGGCCTGCGCGTCCGCCAGCAGACCGCGAACGCCACCCGGCTCGCCGCGTTCCTCGAGCGTCGCGTCGCGCGCGTGTGGCACCCCTCGCTCCCGTCGCACCCCGGCCACGAGCTCGCGAAGCGGCAGATGCGCGGGCCGGGCCCGATCCTCTCGATCGAGCTCGGGAGCGAGGCGGCGGCCCGCGCCCTCCCGAGGGCGCTGCGGATCTTCCGGGACGCGACGTCGCTCGGCGGGGTGGAGTCCCTCGTCGAGTGGAGGCGGAAGCAGGACCCGCACGCCCCGCCTGCGCTCCTGCGGCTCGCCGTCGGGATAGAGGATCCGGACGACCTCGAGGGGGACCTCGCGCGGGCGCTCGAGGAGGTGGGCGGGGGCAGGTGA
- a CDS encoding Ig-like domain-containing protein: MYLQPRLIRDVAFLTLAVATLSACSGENSPSSQARLAGIQVLPASAEPIPVPTGLTVRFTALGTFSDGTKRDVTGDVIWSSSSPAVATVSNAPGDSGTATAVAPGTAEIAAADPKSGVTSYATVQVLEAQVQELAVAPVAPTLLVGSTLQMQANAILTDDTGADLAASVTWTSSDPAVATVTPNGLVTAVAVGTATITAADAMTGLSDGTPVSVTALPAALSFLSLSRGSVVGGGPVQITGTVMLTSPATELVVVSLASSDAAVVSVPDSVVLPAGAQSASFAVTTSAVARKTAVFLSATREDVSKTAKLNVRVAR, translated from the coding sequence ATGTACCTCCAGCCCCGCCTCATCCGGGATGTCGCCTTCCTCACCCTCGCCGTCGCGACGCTGTCTGCGTGCAGTGGCGAGAACAGCCCCTCCTCGCAGGCGCGCCTCGCCGGGATCCAGGTCCTCCCGGCCAGCGCCGAGCCGATCCCGGTCCCGACGGGGCTCACGGTCCGCTTCACCGCGCTCGGCACGTTCTCGGACGGTACGAAGCGCGACGTGACCGGCGACGTGATCTGGAGCTCCTCGTCACCCGCCGTCGCGACCGTCTCGAACGCGCCGGGCGACTCCGGGACGGCCACCGCGGTCGCGCCGGGCACGGCGGAGATCGCGGCCGCCGATCCGAAGAGCGGCGTCACCTCCTACGCGACGGTGCAGGTGCTGGAGGCGCAGGTGCAGGAGCTCGCGGTGGCGCCCGTCGCCCCGACGCTCCTCGTCGGGAGCACCCTGCAGATGCAAGCGAACGCGATCCTGACCGACGACACGGGAGCCGACCTCGCGGCGAGCGTGACCTGGACGTCGTCGGACCCGGCGGTCGCGACCGTGACCCCGAATGGGCTCGTCACGGCCGTGGCGGTCGGCACCGCCACCATCACCGCGGCCGACGCCATGACGGGGCTGTCGGACGGCACGCCCGTCTCGGTGACGGCGCTGCCCGCCGCCCTGTCGTTCCTCTCGCTCAGCCGGGGATCCGTGGTCGGCGGCGGGCCCGTGCAGATCACCGGGACGGTGATGCTGACCTCTCCCGCCACGGAGCTCGTGGTCGTGTCCCTGGCGAGCAGCGACGCGGCGGTCGTCTCGGTGCCCGACTCCGTCGTCCTGCCCGCCGGCGCGCAGAGCGCGAGCTTCGCGGTGACCACCTCGGCCGTCGCTCGAAAGACCGCGGTGTTCCTCAGCGCTACGCGCGAGGACGTGAGCAAGACCGCGAAGCTGAACGTCCGCGTCGCCCGGTAG
- a CDS encoding tRNA-uridine aminocarboxypropyltransferase, whose amino-acid sequence MVSSRARMRPSCRRCLRPTDFCVCAELPVIPSRTRVVLLQHPREARLAICSAWLTRLALENCELHRGVAFEAHPAVRAAAAVPGAALLFPGEGSVPATAWETPPPILLVVDGTWAQAEKMLRASPTLAALPRVGIAGAASGYGALRREPGPEHLSTAEAVALALGALERDPERFAPLGDAFRASVAKQLACARGERRNPRHRPGSRFAASE is encoded by the coding sequence GTGGTCTCCTCCCGCGCCCGGATGCGTCCCTCCTGCCGCCGCTGCCTCCGCCCGACCGACTTCTGCGTCTGCGCGGAGCTCCCGGTCATCCCCTCGCGGACCCGCGTCGTGCTGCTCCAGCACCCGCGGGAGGCGCGGCTCGCCATCTGCAGCGCGTGGCTCACCCGCCTCGCGCTCGAGAACTGCGAGCTGCACCGGGGCGTCGCCTTCGAGGCGCACCCCGCGGTGCGCGCCGCGGCGGCCGTCCCGGGCGCCGCCCTCCTGTTCCCGGGCGAGGGCTCCGTCCCCGCGACGGCGTGGGAGACGCCGCCCCCGATCCTGCTCGTCGTGGATGGCACCTGGGCGCAGGCCGAGAAGATGCTCCGCGCGTCGCCGACCCTCGCGGCGCTGCCGCGCGTCGGGATCGCCGGAGCAGCGAGCGGCTACGGCGCGCTGCGGCGCGAGCCGGGGCCGGAGCACCTCTCCACCGCCGAGGCGGTCGCGCTCGCGCTCGGCGCGCTCGAGCGGGATCCGGAGCGGTTCGCGCCGCTCGGCGACGCGTTCCGCGCGAGCGTCGCGAAGCAGCTCGCCTGCGCGCGCGGGGAGCGGCGGAACCCCCGCCACCGGCCGGGGAGCCGCTTCGCCGCGAGCGAGTAG
- a CDS encoding phosphorylase yields the protein MSARRLLLAAFPPELAGLDAAPPDGWTVACTGVGAIAAAVETARLLALHGPERVLFVGTCGAYDARLAPGDLLAASEAIATSLEERAGRAYRPALERTRWPATWTLPLPAHAVAAPPAITVTDEGARALAELAAAEHLELTGVFAACAAASVPVAAALAVANRVGPAAHAEWKARHGEVSRALVEALRARGVLGAEELLE from the coding sequence ATGTCCGCTCGACGTCTGCTGCTCGCCGCCTTCCCGCCGGAGCTCGCCGGCCTCGACGCCGCCCCTCCCGACGGGTGGACGGTCGCCTGCACCGGCGTGGGGGCGATCGCCGCCGCGGTCGAGACGGCGCGGCTCCTCGCCCTGCACGGCCCGGAGCGCGTCCTCTTCGTCGGAACCTGCGGGGCGTACGACGCGCGGCTCGCGCCGGGCGACCTCCTCGCCGCCTCGGAGGCGATCGCGACCTCGCTCGAGGAGCGCGCCGGGCGCGCCTACCGGCCCGCGCTCGAGCGCACCCGTTGGCCGGCCACCTGGACGCTGCCGCTCCCCGCGCACGCCGTCGCCGCGCCGCCGGCGATCACCGTCACCGACGAGGGTGCGCGCGCCCTCGCGGAGCTCGCCGCGGCGGAGCACCTCGAGCTCACCGGTGTCTTCGCCGCGTGCGCGGCCGCGTCCGTTCCGGTCGCCGCGGCGCTCGCGGTCGCGAACCGCGTCGGTCCCGCCGCGCACGCCGAATGGAAGGCGCGTCACGGCGAGGTGAGCCGCGCGCTGGTCGAGGCGCTGCGCGCGCGCGGCGTCCTCGGCGCCGAGGAGCTCCTCGAATGA
- the ybaK gene encoding Cys-tRNA(Pro) deacylase → MSKTPSTPATRLLRQHKVPYTEHPYRYEEHGGTAVSARELGVDEHAVVKTLVMEDDAGAPLVVLMHGDREVSTKALARQLGRKTVQICKPDAAQRHSGYLVGGTSPFGTRKAMPVHVERTILDLPKIYVNGGSRGFLVGIAPADLVRVLSPVAVDVAIEG, encoded by the coding sequence ATGAGCAAGACCCCGTCCACCCCCGCCACGCGCCTGCTGCGCCAGCACAAGGTGCCCTACACCGAGCACCCGTACCGCTACGAGGAGCACGGCGGGACGGCGGTGTCGGCGCGCGAGCTGGGCGTCGACGAGCACGCCGTGGTGAAGACGCTCGTCATGGAGGACGACGCCGGCGCCCCGCTCGTCGTGCTCATGCACGGCGATCGGGAGGTCTCCACGAAGGCCCTCGCGCGCCAGCTCGGCAGGAAGACCGTCCAGATCTGCAAGCCGGACGCCGCGCAGCGCCACAGCGGCTACCTCGTCGGCGGCACGAGCCCGTTCGGCACGCGCAAGGCGATGCCGGTGCACGTCGAGCGGACCATCCTCGACCTGCCGAAGATTTACGTGAACGGCGGATCGCGCGGCTTCCTCGTGGGGATCGCGCCCGCCGATCTCGTGCGCGTCCTCTCGCCGGTGGCGGTGGACGTGGCGATCGAGGGGTGA